A genomic segment from Desulfonatronum lacustre DSM 10312 encodes:
- a CDS encoding type II toxin-antitoxin system RelE/ParE family toxin: MGRARIAHRIRSAEHGNFGDCEPVGEGVSEMRIHFGPGYRVYFTRRGGLLYLLLLGGDKSSQKRDIKRAIEMARTLDKE; encoded by the coding sequence GTGGGTCGTGCCCGCATAGCCCATCGCATCCGGTCTGCCGAGCACGGAAATTTCGGTGACTGTGAGCCTGTGGGCGAAGGGGTCTCTGAAATGCGTATTCATTTCGGCCCCGGCTACCGAGTCTACTTCACCCGTCGCGGCGGGTTGCTCTATCTGCTTCTGTTGGGCGGCGACAAGTCCTCGCAGAAGCGCGACATCAAACGCGCCATTGAGATGGCGCGGACTTTGGACAAGGAGTGA
- a CDS encoding addiction module antidote protein, translated as MTKFAPFDAADYLDNEDTIAEYIAAALEDPNPDVFLSAVRDVARARGMAQLAKDAGLGRESLYKALTPGAKPRYDTMLKLLHALGVKLSASPIHS; from the coding sequence ATGACCAAATTTGCCCCCTTCGACGCTGCCGACTACCTGGACAATGAAGACACCATCGCGGAATATATAGCTGCCGCACTGGAAGATCCGAATCCCGACGTATTTCTCTCCGCGGTGCGTGATGTGGCTCGCGCCCGGGGCATGGCCCAACTCGCGAAAGACGCCGGCCTTGGCCGCGAGAGCCTTTACAAGGCGCTGACGCCCGGCGCCAAGCCACGCTACGACACGATGCTCAAGCTGTTACATGCTCTCGGCGTAAAGCTCTCAGCTTCCCCGATCCATTCGTGA
- a CDS encoding GGDEF domain-containing protein — translation MRMNGRSRHNTAPGERQTTRVSPGYPALAIMNDLARRMALPAAARQTALVGKHVEDRRKGDTDRRRRDTDRRQGFAERRRKTFGPRRNDSRAGRLYEKTSFAEGGQPEALLREVNEKLVVATVRAQTAAEAAEQTVRQMTHKAEHDFLTGLPNRALLADRLERSIALAERHGTKVALMYLDVDNFKQINDTFGHSIGDQLLQSVAKRLQTCVRFSDTVSRQGGDEFVVLLTDVEDVGGVTLTAQKLIEAVAEPHLVGDQSFHQVTLSIGISIYPDDAKDMDTVLCNADAAMYYAKKNGRNNYQMFRPDMKSAR, via the coding sequence ATGCGCATGAATGGACGTTCCCGGCACAATACCGCTCCCGGTGAGCGGCAAACGACGCGCGTAAGCCCCGGATATCCTGCTTTGGCGATCATGAACGACCTTGCACGACGTATGGCTTTACCTGCTGCCGCCAGACAAACGGCCCTTGTCGGCAAACATGTCGAAGACAGGCGCAAAGGGGACACTGACAGGCGCAGGAGGGACACTGACAGGCGCCAAGGTTTCGCGGAGCGGCGCAGGAAAACTTTCGGACCGCGCAGGAATGATTCGCGTGCCGGGAGGTTGTATGAGAAAACATCGTTCGCGGAGGGTGGGCAACCCGAGGCATTGCTCCGCGAAGTCAATGAAAAACTCGTCGTCGCGACGGTCCGCGCCCAAACCGCGGCTGAAGCCGCTGAGCAGACCGTCCGACAAATGACCCATAAGGCCGAGCACGACTTTCTCACGGGCTTGCCGAACCGGGCCCTGCTGGCCGACCGATTGGAACGGTCGATAGCGCTCGCCGAGCGTCACGGCACGAAGGTCGCCCTGATGTATCTGGACGTCGACAACTTCAAGCAAATCAATGATACGTTCGGACATTCCATCGGCGACCAGTTGTTGCAGTCCGTTGCAAAGCGTTTGCAAACGTGCGTCCGCTTCTCGGATACCGTCAGCCGCCAGGGAGGCGACGAATTCGTGGTGCTGTTGACCGATGTCGAGGATGTCGGCGGCGTTACCCTCACCGCGCAAAAATTGATCGAGGCCGTGGCTGAGCCGCATCTTGTCGGCGACCAGAGTTTCCACCAGGTGACCCTGAGCATCGGCATCAGCATCTATCCGGATGACGCCAAGGACATGGACACGGTGCTCTGCAATGCCGACGCCGCGATGTATTATGCCAAGAAAAACGGGCGCAACAACTATCAGATGTTCAGGCCGGACATGAAGAGCGCGCGGTAA
- a CDS encoding ATPase domain-containing protein, whose protein sequence is MNEKTVIRRLPTGVAGLDAILGGGLPEYSFNIIIGPPGSGKTTLVNQIMFSLATREKPALFFTVLGEPPLKMLRYQQQFSFFNPDKVNDTIRFVSLSEDIASGDYDRVLARIAQEVQVSPPGLVFVDSFRSVMYEARQLPRDTINLQQFIQQLGIQLSCWQATSFLIGEYSSESEYHPVFTVADGLLSLHQSVYRNSMVRKIQVLKMRGQATSPGMHTLSITSAGIAVYPTALVLDTIGGASSVAGKPCRRVRLATGVARLDEMLGGGLPSGYSLLVAGPSGSGKTVLATAFLAEGVRRGEPGVIVAFEQTPNQSCMRTLYDMICNGQVGLINTRSLDLSIDEIVYRLTELIQRMNAARVVIDSLSGFELAVAPTFREDFRESLFRMFTVLSKLGVTVLMTSELEDRYNDLRFSPYGAAFLTDAIIVQRYIEVGSRLQRVMAVVKVRASAHNKEIRRYEITDEGIVIGDPVLDYEGILGGQPSLIRTEDTIKGGKQQCA, encoded by the coding sequence GTGAACGAGAAAACAGTCATCCGTCGTCTGCCCACGGGCGTAGCGGGCCTTGACGCGATCCTGGGCGGCGGTTTGCCGGAATATTCCTTCAACATCATTATTGGGCCCCCGGGTTCCGGCAAAACGACGCTGGTGAACCAAATCATGTTCTCCCTGGCAACCCGGGAGAAACCCGCATTGTTTTTCACCGTGCTCGGCGAACCGCCGCTGAAGATGCTGCGTTATCAACAGCAGTTTTCGTTCTTCAACCCAGACAAAGTCAATGACACGATTCGTTTCGTCAGCCTGAGCGAGGACATCGCATCCGGCGATTATGATCGGGTGCTGGCGCGCATCGCCCAGGAAGTCCAGGTTTCACCACCGGGTCTGGTTTTCGTCGATTCCTTCCGCTCGGTGATGTATGAGGCGCGGCAACTTCCCAGGGACACCATCAACCTGCAACAGTTCATCCAGCAGCTCGGAATCCAACTGAGCTGCTGGCAGGCCACCTCTTTTCTGATTGGTGAATACTCGTCGGAAAGCGAATACCATCCGGTCTTCACCGTGGCCGACGGCCTGCTCTCGCTGCATCAAAGCGTCTATCGCAATTCCATGGTCCGCAAAATTCAGGTTCTGAAAATGCGCGGCCAGGCGACGAGCCCGGGGATGCATACCTTGAGTATCACCAGCGCGGGGATCGCCGTCTACCCGACCGCGCTGGTTCTGGACACCATCGGGGGCGCCTCGTCGGTGGCCGGGAAGCCGTGCAGAAGGGTGAGGCTGGCCACCGGCGTGGCGCGCCTCGACGAAATGCTGGGCGGTGGGTTGCCGTCGGGGTATTCCCTGTTGGTGGCGGGGCCGTCCGGATCGGGAAAGACCGTTCTGGCCACGGCCTTTCTTGCCGAAGGCGTCCGCCGGGGCGAGCCGGGCGTGATCGTTGCTTTTGAACAAACGCCGAATCAATCCTGTATGCGCACGCTTTACGATATGATTTGTAACGGACAAGTTGGCCTGATCAATACCCGTTCCCTGGATCTGTCCATCGACGAGATTGTTTATCGTCTGACCGAACTCATTCAGCGCATGAACGCCGCCCGTGTGGTGATCGATTCATTGTCCGGGTTCGAGTTGGCCGTGGCGCCGACCTTTCGCGAGGACTTTCGAGAGTCTCTTTTTCGGATGTTCACCGTGCTGTCCAAACTCGGGGTCACGGTGCTGATGACGTCGGAACTCGAAGATCGCTACAATGATTTGCGGTTCAGCCCCTATGGGGCGGCCTTTCTCACCGATGCGATCATCGTGCAGCGCTACATTGAGGTGGGAAGCCGTCTGCAGCGGGTCATGGCGGTGGTCAAGGTGCGTGCCAGCGCTCACAACAAAGAGATCAGGCGGTATGAGATAACCGATGAGGGCATCGTCATCGGCGACCCGGTGCTCGACTACGAAGGCATTCTTGGTGGTCAGCCGTCGCTTATCAGGACGGAAGACACGATCAAGGGAGGCAAACAGCAATGCGCATGA